CGTGGCAAGGCTCGTACATGCCCTTGTTGTTGGTATCCAGCGACGCCGACGGCAGCATGCCGATGGAACCGGTGAGCATGGAGGCCTGGTCGGACAGGATGTCGCCGAACAGGTTGTCGGTGACGATCACGTCGAACTGCTTCGGCGCGCGCACCAGTTGCATGGCGGCGTTGTCGACGTACATGTGGCTCAGCTCGACGTCCGGGTAGTCCTTGGCGACTTCTTCAACGATTTCGCGCCACAGCTGGCTGGAAGCCAGGACGTTGGCCTTGTCGACCGAGCAAACCTTTTTGCCGCGCACGCGAGCCATGTCGAAACCGACACGGGCGATACGGCGGATTTCGCTCTCGCTGTACGGCAGGGTGTCGTAGGCCTGGCGTTCGCCATTTTCCAACTCACGCACGCCGCGTGGCGAGCCGAAGTAGATACCGCCGGTCAGCTCACGCACGATCAGGATATCCAGGCCCGCCACTACTTCCGGCTTGAGGCTCGACGCATCGGCCAGTTGCGGGTAGAGGATCGCGGGGCGCAGGTTGCCGAACAGGCCCAGTTGCGCGCGGATTTTCAGCAGGCCGCGCTCAGGGCGGATATCACGTTCGATCTTGTCCCACTTCGGGCCACCCACGGCGCCGAGCAGTACGGCGTCGGCGGCGCGGGCGCGGTCCAAGGTTTCGTCGGCCAGGGGCACGCCGTGCTTGTCGATGGCTGCGCCGCCGATCACGTCGTGGCTCAGCTCGAAACCCAGGCTGTACTTGCTGTTGGCGAGTTCCAGCACCTTGACCGCTTCGGCCATGATTTCCGGACCAATACCGTCGCCAGGGAGAATCAGAATCTGCTTGCTCATGCGTTCCTCATTTCATCAAGCAACCCGCCCGTGGGCAGGTCGGGAAAAATCAATCAGCGTTCAGCGAAGACCACCAGCACGTCGGTGCTGAAGGTGCCGTCGGCTTGAATCTCATAGTAATCGCGTACTTCCTGGCCCATCGCCTGCTGCAACTGCAGGATCGCGACGCGCAAGGCTTGGGGCGTGCGCATGCGTTCGACCCAGGAGGTGTATTCCAGGCGCAGGCGCTGGCGACTGCTGTTGCGTACATGCAAACCGGCTTCGCTGAGCTGGCGCATCCACTCGGCGGCGGAGTAATCGCGCACGTGGCTGGTGTCGCGCAGCACTTCGACGGTTTGCAGGTAAGTGTCCAACAGCGGGCTGCCCGGTGACAAGACGTCGACAAACGCCGCCACACCGCCCGGCTTGAGCACGCGGCGCACTTCGCGCAGGGCCAGGCCAAGATCGCTCCAGTGGTGAGCCGAGTAGCGGCTGAACACGAAGTCAAACTCGCCATCGGCAAATGGCAGGCGTTCGGCGGCGCCCTGTACGGTGCTGATGTTGGTGAAGCCGCGATCTTGCGCAGCGCCAGCCACTACATCGAGCATCTGCTGGGACAGGTCATAGGCCACCACGTCTTTAACCAACGGCGCCACGTGGAAGCTGACATGCCCGGCGCCGCAGCCCAGATCCAGTAGCCGTGCACCGCCCTGCCCGGCCAGCTCGGCCTGCAGCAGCGCGAACTCGGTGCCTTGGGCGTGCACGGCACTGCTCAGGTAGGCCGCAGCCTGTTCGCCGAATTGTTTTTGCACGACTTGGGTATGGGCGGTGGTGGTCATGGTGGCTTTCCTTGGGTGGTGTGTTGTTAACACTGGCCATATCGGGGGCAAGCCCCCTCCCACCTTTGACTGCATTCACAGATCAAAATGTGGGAGGGGCGGTGCGACGATTCGACTTGCTCCCGATGGCGGCAGTCCTGCCTACAGCAAATCAGGCGTCGCGAAACAACCAAGGCTGGCTAGCCCGGTGTTTGGCTTCAAACGCGGCAATCGCCTCGCCGTCCTGCAAGGTCAGGCCAATATCATCCAGGCCGTTGATCAGGCAGTGTTTGCGGAAGGCGTCCACTTCAAAGTGATACACCTTGCCATCCGGACGGGTCACGGTTTGCGCGGCCAGGTCGACGGTCAATTGGTAGCCCACATCGGCTTCCACCTGCTTGAACAGTTCGTCGACTTCTGCGTCGGTCAAGATGATCGGCAACAGGCCGTTCTTGAAGCTGTTATTGAAGAAAATGTCGGCGTAGCTCGGCGCGATGATGCTGCGAAAGCCATATTCTTCCAGGGCCCACGGCGCGTGTTCACGGCTGGAGCCGCAACCGAAGTTTTCCCGGGCCAGCAATACACTGGCACCCTGGTAACGCTCGGCGTTGAGCACAAAGTCCTTGTTCAACGGGCGCTTGGAGTTGTCCTGGTAGGCGTAGCCCACATCCAGGTAGCGCCATTCGTCGAACAGGTTAGGGCCGAAACCGGTGCGCTTGATCGACTTCAAGAACTGCTTGGGGATGATCTGGTCGGTGTCCACGTTGGCACGGTCCAACGGCGCGACAAGACCTGTGTGTTGGGTAAAAGCTCTCATCGGGTATTCCTCAGATCAATTCGCGAACGTCGATGAAACGACCGTTGACGGCAGCCGCGGCGGCCATGGCCGGGCTGACCAGGTGGGTACGCCCGCCGGCGCCCTGACGCCCTTCGAAGTTACGGTTGGAGGTGGACGCGCAATGCTCGCCCGACTCCAGCCGGTCCGGGTTCATCGCCAGGCACATCGAACAGCCCGGCTCGCGCCACTCAAAA
This region of Pseudomonas asgharzadehiana genomic DNA includes:
- the leuD gene encoding 3-isopropylmalate dehydratase small subunit, translating into MRAFTQHTGLVAPLDRANVDTDQIIPKQFLKSIKRTGFGPNLFDEWRYLDVGYAYQDNSKRPLNKDFVLNAERYQGASVLLARENFGCGSSREHAPWALEEYGFRSIIAPSYADIFFNNSFKNGLLPIILTDAEVDELFKQVEADVGYQLTVDLAAQTVTRPDGKVYHFEVDAFRKHCLINGLDDIGLTLQDGEAIAAFEAKHRASQPWLFRDA
- the leuB gene encoding 3-isopropylmalate dehydrogenase, whose amino-acid sequence is MSKQILILPGDGIGPEIMAEAVKVLELANSKYSLGFELSHDVIGGAAIDKHGVPLADETLDRARAADAVLLGAVGGPKWDKIERDIRPERGLLKIRAQLGLFGNLRPAILYPQLADASSLKPEVVAGLDILIVRELTGGIYFGSPRGVRELENGERQAYDTLPYSESEIRRIARVGFDMARVRGKKVCSVDKANVLASSQLWREIVEEVAKDYPDVELSHMYVDNAAMQLVRAPKQFDVIVTDNLFGDILSDQASMLTGSIGMLPSASLDTNNKGMYEPCHGSAPDIAGQGIANPLATILSVSMMLRYSFNLSDAADAIEKAVSLVLDQGLRTGDIWSQGCTKVGTQEMGDAVVAALRNL
- a CDS encoding class I SAM-dependent methyltransferase, translating into MTTTAHTQVVQKQFGEQAAAYLSSAVHAQGTEFALLQAELAGQGGARLLDLGCGAGHVSFHVAPLVKDVVAYDLSQQMLDVVAGAAQDRGFTNISTVQGAAERLPFADGEFDFVFSRYSAHHWSDLGLALREVRRVLKPGGVAAFVDVLSPGSPLLDTYLQTVEVLRDTSHVRDYSAAEWMRQLSEAGLHVRNSSRQRLRLEYTSWVERMRTPQALRVAILQLQQAMGQEVRDYYEIQADGTFSTDVLVVFAER